A single genomic interval of Natronolimnobius sp. AArcel1 harbors:
- a CDS encoding Lrp/AsnC family transcriptional regulator has product MTKYELDAIDREILYALQAEARNLSSSEIAQRTDASSSTVRKRIQRLESEGIIKRYSAEIDYTMSGHPIRMLLFCTAPIPERGEYREQILDIPRVISVQELVTGEENLLVTAVGETDRDITPVAQELSDLGLTITDEVLVRSHETTTFDEFSSK; this is encoded by the coding sequence ATGACGAAGTACGAACTCGACGCGATTGATCGGGAGATTCTCTATGCGCTTCAAGCGGAAGCGCGCAATCTCTCCTCGAGCGAGATCGCGCAACGAACCGACGCCTCCTCGAGTACGGTCCGAAAGCGAATCCAGCGCCTCGAGTCGGAGGGGATCATCAAACGCTACAGCGCGGAGATCGATTACACGATGTCCGGCCATCCGATCCGGATGTTGCTGTTCTGTACGGCACCGATTCCGGAGCGTGGCGAGTATCGTGAGCAGATCCTGGACATCCCACGGGTCATCTCGGTGCAAGAACTCGTCACCGGTGAGGAGAACCTGCTCGTGACGGCCGTTGGTGAGACAGACAGGGATATTACGCCCGTCGCACAGGAACTCTCGGACCTGGGGCTGACGATCACTGACGAAGTGCTCGTTCGGAGCCACGAAACAACGACGTTCGACGAGTTTTCCAGCAAGTGA
- a CDS encoding proton-conducting transporter membrane subunit has product MTTEQDSRASDAVQLAETTTQPSSVVARTSTWSVWALFCLSVGALALTALRGTQWIVSDILIVDGLTAVMWVVVTFFSGIVHSYSRRYMAGDRDIERFYARVFGFTLVVMTMTAANHVALLAAAWLAMGLLMAGLIGHVRDWEQAQAAATLARRYFLASSALLAGSLSLLAWATGTTSISGILAQADEISTSVALVAVSAIVLAALIQSALFPFHNWLLSSMTAPTPASALMHAGFVNAGGILLTRFAPVVTLEVAVMSAVVLIGAVSALLGQAMGLVQPNVKRKLGSSTIAQMGFMIMQCGLGFFAAAIAHLILHGFYKAYLFLSAGASVEQTVPKDAKSTDTGVSSVAIGAVTAVGAGVVFATLTGKSLLAFDSGTILVLVVVLTTLTATRDILRRAVLPATLRVAAVPIVVLSAITGYALLYNAISTALSGVPMTDAPTELTAAHFLALALFVVAYLATEFGWHRSSTRLYVFLLNRSQPDSSTVLTTKAEYNDV; this is encoded by the coding sequence ATGACCACGGAACAAGACTCACGCGCATCTGATGCCGTACAACTCGCCGAAACGACGACGCAGCCGTCTTCGGTCGTCGCGCGAACGTCGACCTGGTCAGTCTGGGCACTCTTTTGTCTCAGCGTCGGGGCACTTGCACTCACAGCGCTGCGAGGGACCCAGTGGATCGTTTCGGACATCCTGATCGTCGACGGCTTGACCGCAGTCATGTGGGTCGTCGTCACCTTCTTCAGCGGTATCGTCCACAGCTACTCGCGGCGCTACATGGCGGGCGACCGTGATATCGAGCGGTTTTACGCCCGTGTGTTCGGGTTCACGCTCGTCGTGATGACGATGACGGCGGCCAACCACGTCGCATTGCTCGCGGCAGCGTGGCTCGCGATGGGACTGTTGATGGCCGGCCTCATCGGCCACGTTCGTGACTGGGAACAGGCACAGGCCGCGGCCACGCTGGCTCGTCGCTACTTCCTCGCCAGCAGCGCGCTGCTTGCCGGCAGTTTGAGCCTGTTAGCCTGGGCGACTGGAACCACCTCGATCAGCGGAATTCTCGCGCAGGCAGACGAGATTTCGACGTCCGTTGCGCTCGTCGCCGTCAGCGCTATTGTCCTTGCGGCGCTGATCCAATCCGCGCTGTTTCCCTTCCACAACTGGCTGCTTTCCTCGATGACAGCCCCAACGCCGGCCTCCGCGCTGATGCACGCCGGGTTTGTCAACGCCGGTGGCATCCTGCTGACCCGATTCGCGCCGGTCGTCACCCTCGAGGTCGCCGTCATGTCTGCGGTGGTCCTCATTGGTGCGGTCAGTGCGCTGCTGGGTCAGGCGATGGGACTCGTCCAACCCAACGTCAAGCGCAAACTCGGCAGTTCGACCATCGCCCAGATGGGCTTTATGATCATGCAGTGTGGCCTCGGCTTTTTCGCCGCCGCAATCGCCCACCTCATCCTTCACGGCTTCTACAAGGCCTATCTCTTTCTCTCCGCCGGCGCTTCAGTCGAGCAGACCGTTCCCAAAGACGCCAAATCGACCGACACCGGCGTCTCGAGCGTCGCCATCGGCGCCGTCACGGCTGTCGGTGCCGGAGTGGTGTTTGCTACACTCACCGGCAAATCGCTGCTGGCGTTCGATAGCGGGACGATCCTCGTCCTCGTCGTGGTTCTGACGACACTGACTGCCACGCGAGATATCCTCCGGCGGGCCGTCCTGCCGGCGACGCTCAGAGTCGCCGCCGTGCCGATCGTCGTGCTGAGCGCGATCACTGGTTACGCCCTGCTGTACAACGCGATCTCCACGGCCCTTTCGGGCGTGCCGATGACCGACGCGCCAACGGAGTTAACGGCCGCACACTTCCTTGCGCTCGCCCTGTTCGTCGTTGCTTACCTGGCGACGGAATTCGGTTGGCACCGCTCGAGCACCCGCCTTTACGTCTTCCTGTTGAATCGCTCTCAACCCGATTCGTCGACCGTCCTCACCACCAAAGCGGAGTACAACGATGTCTAG
- a CDS encoding ABC transporter ATP-binding protein: protein MSTEDLSLREKLRGLYLIATFRPWLTALIVLFSGVVAILEGIGISFIVPIVELTQDPDAASQADGIAGLFVSAFDLLNIPFSLGYIVVAVSAVMAVRFLSSIVLAWLRVMLQTWYVRELQQQAFENALNAHTAYFDQEGSDDIINAIVTQAEYAGKVIRDTVRLFGALLLTLAYLSVAFYISPMLTLLAGGSIAILTVVIRGLPAAGYTVGDRVADANEQIQQRVQAGTQGIRDVRLLGVDDTIYNEFSSSLDRFTEATIALGRNEEVINNVYNLSIAVLVFALIYVSIAIADMSLATLGVFLFAMFQVGPSVSQANKYFYKVEGRLPHLLRTQQFIAELEANQDVEGGDRPVPADPTPIEFDSVSFAYGEDEQVLEDLSFAVERNEFVAFVGQSGAGKSTIAALLARLYTPDSGEIRAGRTPVGEYDVDEWRDNVAFVRQDPFIFNDTLRENVLMGNPDASEEEFEWACKTAQVTEFAADLENGYDTDLGDDGVRLSGGQRQRVALARGLLEDAPILVLDEATSALDATIEQRVQNELESMEQDRTVIAIAHRLSTVRDADRIYALEDGNIVERGRHGSLVEQDGAYAELYAAQ, encoded by the coding sequence ATGTCTACGGAGGATCTGTCGTTACGTGAAAAACTGCGCGGGTTGTATCTCATCGCAACCTTCCGTCCGTGGCTAACGGCCCTGATTGTCCTCTTTAGCGGGGTCGTTGCCATATTGGAAGGGATTGGGATCAGCTTCATCGTCCCAATTGTCGAACTCACGCAGGACCCAGACGCAGCATCACAGGCCGACGGCATCGCCGGGCTGTTCGTCTCCGCGTTCGACCTGCTCAACATCCCGTTCTCCCTCGGGTACATCGTCGTCGCAGTCAGCGCCGTCATGGCTGTTCGCTTCCTCTCGAGTATCGTCCTCGCGTGGTTGCGCGTCATGCTCCAGACGTGGTACGTTCGGGAACTCCAGCAACAGGCGTTCGAAAACGCGCTCAACGCCCATACGGCCTACTTCGATCAGGAAGGGTCAGACGACATCATCAACGCAATCGTGACGCAAGCGGAGTACGCCGGGAAAGTGATCCGGGATACCGTTCGCCTCTTCGGTGCGCTCTTGCTCACACTCGCATATCTCTCGGTTGCGTTCTACATCTCGCCGATGCTGACGCTGCTTGCTGGCGGTTCCATCGCTATCCTCACAGTCGTCATCCGTGGACTCCCTGCTGCCGGCTACACCGTCGGCGACCGCGTTGCAGATGCGAACGAACAGATTCAACAACGCGTTCAGGCAGGCACGCAGGGCATTCGTGACGTGCGCTTGCTCGGCGTCGACGACACCATCTACAACGAATTCTCGAGTTCGCTCGACCGATTCACCGAGGCGACGATTGCGCTCGGACGCAACGAGGAAGTGATCAACAACGTCTACAACCTCTCGATTGCCGTCCTTGTCTTCGCGCTCATCTACGTCTCGATTGCTATCGCGGACATGTCGCTTGCAACACTCGGTGTCTTCCTCTTTGCCATGTTCCAGGTCGGCCCGAGCGTCAGCCAGGCGAACAAGTACTTCTACAAGGTCGAGGGGCGACTCCCGCACCTGCTTCGCACCCAGCAGTTCATCGCGGAACTCGAGGCAAACCAGGACGTCGAGGGTGGTGACCGACCGGTTCCGGCGGATCCGACACCAATTGAGTTCGACTCGGTGTCGTTCGCCTACGGTGAGGACGAACAGGTGCTTGAGGACCTCTCCTTTGCCGTCGAGCGCAACGAGTTCGTCGCCTTCGTCGGCCAGTCCGGCGCTGGCAAGTCAACGATTGCGGCATTGCTCGCCCGCCTGTACACGCCTGACTCCGGTGAGATTCGGGCCGGGCGAACCCCAGTGGGCGAGTACGACGTCGACGAGTGGCGCGACAACGTCGCGTTCGTCCGCCAGGACCCGTTCATCTTCAACGACACACTGCGAGAAAACGTGCTGATGGGCAATCCCGATGCGAGCGAGGAGGAGTTTGAGTGGGCCTGCAAAACCGCCCAGGTCACAGAGTTCGCCGCTGACCTCGAGAACGGCTACGATACCGACCTCGGGGATGACGGCGTTCGCCTGTCGGGTGGCCAGCGCCAGCGGGTAGCACTCGCACGCGGCTTACTCGAGGATGCGCCAATTCTCGTCCTCGATGAGGCGACGAGCGCACTCGATGCGACTATCGAACAGCGCGTCCAGAACGAACTCGAGTCGATGGAGCAGGATCGAACCGTGATCGCCATCGCCCATCGCCTGTCAACGGTGAGAGACGCGGATCGCATCTACGCGCTCGAGGACGGCAACATCGTCGAACGCGGCCGCCACGGCAGTCTCGTCGAGCAGGACGGGGCGTACGCGGAGTTGTACGCAGCGCAGTAA
- a CDS encoding DEAD/DEAH box helicase, producing the protein MSKQVQQVETIFCHETGNDYLVVVQRDGQRLFRAKLGLSDTNAGPRPAKFRLKDGSSEEPRQPDEFVELARRAKRIRISEQTSRTGREELLEMFEGYQLEDKAKAVRTCRYCASAGRYSPITTETAVKDDQDWICKDCARQELERQLSYSGGGQVTGAAKERLEDLMMEVQDLERIVNLLKGRLDPDLTKFDTISATTDEVDPVRIDSLSLHPGLQGLLEDRFETLLPVQSLAVENGLFDGEDQMVVSATATGKTLVGEMTGLNRVLNGKGKMLFLVPLVALANQKYEDFQDEYGHLVDVSIRVGASRITDDGNQFDPNADVIVGTYEGIDHALRTGKDMGDIGTVVIDEVHTLKEDERGHRLDGLISRLKYTCEQRAKRRDDYGGAQWVYLSATVGNPEQLAGTLESTLIEFEERPVPIERHVTFADGQEKLRIENKLVRREFDTESSKGYRGQTIIFTNSRRRCHEISRKLEYSSAPYHAGLDYKRRKRVERQFGEQDLAAVVTTAALAAGVDFPASQVVFDSLAMGIEWLSVQEFHQMLGRAGRPDYHDKGTVYVLVEPDCAYHNSMEMSEDEVAFKLLKGDMESVMTHYDEDAAIEETLANVTVGGKAAKALNDRMLGQVPTKHAVGKLLQYEFIDGLEPTPLGEVVTRHFLNPGEAFTLIDGIRKDAHPYELIADIELRDDEL; encoded by the coding sequence GTGTCGAAGCAGGTCCAGCAGGTCGAGACAATCTTTTGCCACGAAACGGGCAACGACTATCTTGTCGTTGTCCAGCGGGACGGACAACGACTGTTTCGGGCAAAGCTTGGGCTCTCGGATACCAACGCCGGCCCACGCCCCGCGAAGTTCCGACTCAAGGATGGCTCGAGCGAGGAACCACGCCAACCCGACGAGTTCGTCGAACTCGCCCGGCGCGCCAAACGCATTCGCATCTCCGAGCAAACCTCTCGAACAGGGCGGGAGGAACTGCTCGAAATGTTCGAGGGATACCAACTCGAGGACAAGGCAAAGGCCGTCCGGACCTGTCGGTACTGCGCCTCCGCGGGTCGGTACTCGCCGATAACCACCGAAACGGCCGTCAAAGACGATCAGGACTGGATCTGCAAGGACTGTGCGCGTCAGGAACTCGAGCGCCAACTATCGTATTCGGGCGGCGGGCAGGTGACGGGTGCAGCGAAAGAGCGACTCGAGGATCTCATGATGGAGGTCCAGGACTTAGAACGGATCGTCAACCTGCTCAAGGGACGACTCGATCCCGATCTGACGAAGTTCGATACGATTTCGGCGACGACCGACGAGGTCGACCCCGTTCGAATCGACTCGCTCAGTCTTCATCCGGGCTTGCAGGGACTGCTTGAGGATCGATTCGAAACGCTGCTGCCGGTCCAGAGCCTCGCCGTCGAGAACGGACTCTTTGATGGGGAAGACCAGATGGTCGTCTCCGCGACGGCGACGGGGAAAACGCTGGTCGGCGAGATGACCGGCCTCAATCGCGTACTCAACGGCAAGGGGAAGATGCTCTTTCTCGTCCCGCTCGTCGCGCTCGCGAATCAGAAGTACGAGGACTTTCAGGACGAGTACGGCCACCTCGTCGACGTCTCGATCCGCGTCGGCGCGAGTCGAATCACGGATGACGGCAACCAGTTCGACCCGAACGCCGACGTTATCGTCGGCACCTACGAAGGGATCGACCACGCCCTGCGGACAGGCAAGGACATGGGCGACATCGGTACCGTCGTCATCGACGAGGTCCACACGCTGAAAGAAGACGAGCGCGGCCACCGACTCGACGGACTCATCTCGAGACTTAAATACACCTGCGAGCAGCGGGCAAAACGACGAGACGACTACGGTGGCGCACAGTGGGTCTACCTCTCTGCAACCGTTGGCAACCCCGAACAGTTGGCAGGAACGCTCGAGTCGACGCTTATCGAGTTCGAGGAGCGCCCGGTTCCGATCGAGCGCCACGTGACGTTTGCCGACGGCCAAGAAAAGCTCCGCATCGAGAACAAACTCGTCAGACGCGAGTTCGATACCGAATCCTCGAAAGGATATCGCGGCCAGACGATTATCTTCACCAACTCCCGGAGACGGTGTCACGAAATTTCCCGCAAACTCGAGTACTCCTCAGCACCGTATCACGCGGGACTCGACTACAAACGCCGCAAGCGCGTCGAACGGCAGTTCGGCGAGCAAGACCTCGCCGCCGTCGTGACGACCGCCGCACTCGCCGCTGGTGTCGACTTCCCGGCCTCACAGGTCGTCTTCGACTCGCTGGCGATGGGGATCGAGTGGCTCTCTGTCCAGGAGTTCCACCAGATGCTCGGGCGAGCAGGTCGGCCAGACTATCACGATAAAGGGACCGTCTACGTGCTGGTCGAACCTGACTGCGCGTATCACAACTCGATGGAGATGAGCGAGGACGAAGTCGCGTTCAAACTCCTGAAAGGCGATATGGAGTCCGTGATGACCCACTACGATGAAGATGCTGCCATCGAGGAAACGCTGGCCAACGTCACCGTCGGCGGCAAAGCCGCGAAGGCACTCAACGACCGGATGCTCGGACAGGTTCCAACGAAACATGCCGTCGGCAAACTCCTGCAGTACGAGTTCATCGACGGCCTCGAGCCAACGCCGCTCGGAGAGGTTGTCACCCGTCATTTCCTGAATCCGGGCGAGGCGTTCACGCTTATCGACGGGATCCGTAAGGACGCCCATCCGTACGAACTCATCGCAGATATCGAACTTCGAGACGACGAATTATAA
- a CDS encoding DUF2071 domain-containing protein produces MTWRHGLFLHWPVDPAQLRPHVPAPLTLETWEGSAWVSVLPFVLTNVGLRGLPAATRFAVAELNVRTYVSYRGRSGLYFFSIDLNRPLLATLADHTRLSVTAANMRVSGSEDGIAFSSRREPLQSPTVVDRTTVEPGWFAATYRPDGPVELPEPGSFEHWSMERRRFYAPGEHTVLTGEIAHDPWPIQPASVAIHEQTMLAANGLPEPTDSPRAYYCDELQMTGSLPRWQRR; encoded by the coding sequence ATGACGTGGCGCCACGGGCTGTTTCTCCACTGGCCCGTCGACCCTGCACAGCTCCGTCCGCACGTTCCCGCCCCGTTGACGCTCGAGACGTGGGAGGGATCGGCCTGGGTGAGCGTGTTGCCGTTCGTATTGACGAACGTCGGCCTTCGCGGCTTACCAGCAGCGACACGGTTTGCCGTTGCCGAACTCAACGTGCGGACGTACGTTTCCTATCGCGGTCGATCGGGACTGTACTTTTTCAGCATCGATCTGAACAGGCCGCTACTTGCCACGCTCGCCGATCACACGCGACTCTCGGTGACGGCAGCGAACATGCGTGTCAGCGGTAGCGAAGATGGAATTGCCTTCTCGAGCCGTCGGGAACCACTCCAGTCACCGACAGTTGTCGATCGAACCACTGTTGAACCTGGCTGGTTTGCAGCGACGTATCGTCCGGACGGTCCCGTCGAGCTTCCCGAGCCAGGATCGTTCGAACACTGGAGTATGGAGCGCCGGCGATTCTACGCACCAGGTGAACACACCGTATTAACAGGTGAAATTGCCCACGATCCGTGGCCGATCCAGCCGGCGTCGGTCGCGATACACGAACAGACGATGCTTGCGGCCAATGGGCTTCCGGAGCCAACTGACTCGCCGCGAGCGTACTACTGTGATGAACTGCAGATGACGGGGTCACTACCACGCTGGCAACGCCGATAG
- a CDS encoding glycosyltransferase family A protein: MSDQPLVSVVLPTYDRPDMLIEAVDSVANQTYPSIELIVVDDCSPTPAADVLEERGPDDLEWRCYRHEENRGANTARNTGIRESVGECIAFLDDDDRWEPDKIELQINAFDDDDVGVVVVGQRYISRDTQTATNLPSVEGDATAALIGDATAGPFSTIAVRRSAIEDAGTPDERFPAWQDREWLLRLSCHCEFASVRQPLVIRRYGDYEQIGNDFEGKRDTSYPLYLEKHQELAAEHDRERLFEAQLATGVAAAGITNGHYSDARSFAVKAVRTKPRFLPAYLYLTLAVGGPYLYEIATRCKHGLTRLGRNLSRLGESVTYRLGRST; encoded by the coding sequence ATGAGTGACCAACCACTGGTGAGTGTCGTGTTGCCTACATATGACCGACCAGACATGCTCATCGAGGCGGTCGACAGCGTTGCCAACCAGACCTATCCATCAATCGAGTTGATTGTCGTCGACGACTGCTCACCGACGCCAGCGGCGGACGTCCTCGAGGAGCGGGGCCCGGATGACCTCGAATGGCGCTGTTACAGACACGAGGAAAACCGAGGGGCGAACACGGCACGGAACACAGGCATCCGTGAATCTGTGGGTGAATGTATCGCATTTCTCGACGACGACGATCGGTGGGAGCCCGACAAGATCGAATTGCAAATCAACGCGTTCGACGATGACGACGTTGGTGTGGTCGTCGTCGGCCAGCGATACATCTCTCGAGACACACAGACGGCGACGAACCTCCCCAGTGTCGAGGGCGATGCAACGGCGGCACTGATTGGCGATGCAACGGCGGGGCCGTTTTCGACGATCGCGGTTCGCCGATCTGCAATCGAAGACGCCGGCACGCCTGACGAACGATTTCCCGCCTGGCAGGACCGTGAGTGGCTGTTGCGACTCTCCTGTCACTGTGAGTTCGCCTCAGTACGCCAGCCGCTCGTGATCCGTCGCTACGGCGATTACGAGCAGATCGGCAACGACTTCGAAGGAAAACGCGATACGTCCTATCCGCTCTATCTCGAGAAACATCAGGAGCTGGCGGCCGAACACGACCGCGAACGGCTTTTTGAAGCACAACTTGCAACAGGTGTTGCGGCTGCCGGAATCACGAATGGTCACTACAGCGATGCACGCTCGTTTGCGGTGAAAGCAGTGCGGACAAAGCCACGATTCCTCCCAGCGTATCTGTATCTCACGCTCGCGGTCGGTGGCCCCTATCTGTACGAAATCGCAACCCGATGCAAACACGGGCTCACTCGGCTCGGACGCAATCTCTCTCGCCTTGGCGAATCCGTAACGTATCGACTGGGCCGAAGTACCTGA
- a CDS encoding sensor histidine kinase KdpD, with translation MSGRWGGLGERPWLSPAAQRVTGVSTICGCGLVLVAVSMVYLFRMASSSLMAVTALLSVLLALVVVGAGGWLWHRSMSGWGVLRVAGWMVIGMAGLGTLFLWTLTHQLAYGGTMPQAHFVLANTLAAGSVIGIAIGLYDVQGQQYRRQLERERSKLSDERAKLAFLNRMLRHYVLNGVNIITGHVGMLKRTPESDGREHLDVIHDQSEDVADVVRKFRYLTQALVGETERGPRDLSGTLSRRITITAQAHEQATIQAEIPDGVTVLADEMLDQVFENLLTNAIVHNDQATPRVDVTVTEHPDTDTVSVTIVDNGPGLPEEQRASILEWETKREEDTDAGIGLAIVETLVDRYDGSILVSDAEPRGTSVRVELPTASGTALTHESTSTADRAPAVDISQTIQSADDADGADGATLNAESSDETAATESTATTDQHDPMPSATR, from the coding sequence ATGTCGGGGAGATGGGGTGGACTCGGCGAACGGCCGTGGCTCTCGCCAGCGGCCCAGCGGGTGACCGGTGTGAGCACCATCTGTGGGTGTGGGCTCGTGCTCGTGGCCGTCTCCATGGTCTATCTCTTTCGTATGGCCTCAAGCAGCCTTATGGCGGTAACGGCGCTGCTATCCGTGCTGTTAGCGCTCGTCGTCGTTGGCGCTGGCGGTTGGCTGTGGCACCGATCCATGTCGGGCTGGGGCGTGCTCCGGGTCGCCGGCTGGATGGTGATCGGAATGGCCGGCCTTGGAACGCTGTTTCTGTGGACGCTTACGCACCAACTTGCCTACGGCGGAACGATGCCACAGGCGCATTTCGTTCTCGCGAACACGCTCGCCGCGGGCAGCGTCATCGGGATTGCAATCGGCCTCTACGACGTACAAGGCCAGCAGTATCGACGCCAACTCGAGCGCGAACGGTCGAAGCTATCGGACGAACGGGCAAAACTCGCGTTTCTCAATCGGATGCTTCGCCACTACGTATTAAACGGTGTCAACATCATCACAGGGCACGTCGGAATGCTCAAACGGACACCTGAATCAGACGGCCGCGAGCATCTGGATGTCATCCATGACCAGAGCGAGGACGTCGCCGATGTCGTCCGAAAGTTTCGCTACCTCACACAGGCGTTAGTCGGCGAGACAGAACGCGGGCCTCGAGACCTTTCAGGCACCTTATCCCGCCGAATCACGATCACTGCCCAGGCCCACGAACAGGCGACGATTCAGGCAGAGATTCCAGATGGCGTCACGGTACTTGCAGACGAGATGCTCGATCAGGTGTTCGAGAATCTCCTGACGAACGCAATCGTGCACAACGATCAGGCGACCCCTCGAGTCGACGTTACCGTGACAGAACACCCGGACACGGACACGGTCAGTGTCACCATTGTCGACAACGGCCCCGGACTACCCGAGGAGCAACGGGCCTCCATCCTCGAGTGGGAGACAAAGCGCGAGGAGGACACAGACGCAGGGATCGGACTCGCAATCGTCGAGACGCTGGTTGATCGCTATGACGGTTCGATTTTGGTGTCGGATGCCGAGCCACGCGGAACCAGCGTTCGCGTTGAACTGCCGACGGCGTCGGGAACGGCACTGACGCACGAGTCGACATCGACAGCTGACCGCGCTCCTGCCGTCGATATCTCACAGACGATACAGTCGGCAGACGATGCTGATGGCGCTGACGGCGCGACACTCAACGCAGAGTCGTCCGATGAAACAGCCGCAACTGAGTCGACAGCCACGACTGACCAGCACGATCCGATGCCGTCGGCGACGCGTTGA
- a CDS encoding glycosyltransferase family 2 protein, translating to MSSLGHDPPSVSVIIPVYNDPEGIRTTLESLLEQTYPTNATEIVVVDNGSDDETRSVVRTIAADHPDRIRLETEFDTQGSYAARNTGIRESDGDYLAFIDADVVADSDWLEAAVAATQNHGVDYVGSRVEIERNGETFAGLYNELTGFPVERYIERNEFAPTCALVVARDVISDVGEFDAELVSGGDTEFGQRVAAAGYDLHYEPTARVIHPARTSLRSLLEKYVRIGRGIAQRQQKYPERYETLSLWNPLTYVPPHPLRFHRNFGDEWDDLSYTDKLGLYGVGSLRRLASAAGRLATHLESDSSSSADDLGRTDERAT from the coding sequence ATGTCTTCGCTCGGCCACGACCCACCATCCGTGTCGGTCATCATCCCCGTCTACAACGATCCGGAAGGGATTCGAACGACCCTCGAGTCCCTCCTCGAGCAGACCTATCCAACCAACGCAACTGAGATCGTTGTCGTCGACAACGGCTCTGACGACGAAACACGGTCAGTCGTTCGCACGATTGCAGCCGACCACCCCGACCGCATCCGCCTCGAGACGGAGTTCGATACGCAAGGATCCTACGCAGCCAGAAACACGGGGATTCGCGAAAGTGACGGTGACTATCTCGCGTTTATCGACGCCGATGTCGTCGCCGATTCGGACTGGCTCGAGGCCGCCGTAGCGGCGACACAGAACCACGGCGTCGACTACGTCGGCTCTCGAGTCGAAATTGAACGCAACGGCGAGACGTTCGCGGGGCTGTACAACGAACTCACTGGCTTTCCGGTCGAACGCTACATCGAGCGAAACGAATTCGCGCCGACGTGTGCGCTGGTCGTCGCTCGAGACGTGATTTCCGACGTTGGCGAGTTCGACGCCGAACTCGTTTCCGGCGGTGATACGGAGTTCGGCCAGCGCGTCGCCGCGGCTGGCTACGACCTCCACTACGAGCCGACTGCACGGGTCATCCATCCTGCACGGACGTCGCTTCGCTCGCTACTCGAGAAGTATGTCCGGATCGGTCGCGGCATCGCCCAACGCCAGCAGAAGTATCCTGAACGCTACGAGACGCTCTCGCTCTGGAATCCGCTGACGTACGTGCCGCCCCACCCCCTCAGATTTCACCGGAACTTCGGTGATGAGTGGGACGATCTCTCGTACACTGACAAACTCGGCCTCTACGGCGTTGGCTCCCTGCGCCGACTCGCAAGCGCCGCCGGTCGGCTGGCGACCCACCTCGAGTCGGACAGTTCCTCGAGTGCGGACGACCTCGGGCGGACAGACGAACGCGCGACGTAA
- a CDS encoding cold-shock protein encodes MAKGTVDFFNDTGGYGFIETEDADDDVFFHMEDIGGPDLEEGQELEFDIEQAPKGPRATNVERL; translated from the coding sequence ATGGCGAAAGGAACCGTTGATTTCTTCAACGACACTGGCGGCTACGGATTCATCGAGACTGAGGACGCGGACGACGACGTGTTCTTCCACATGGAAGACATCGGCGGCCCGGACCTTGAGGAAGGACAGGAGCTTGAGTTCGACATCGAGCAGGCCCCAAAAGGCCCACGCGCGACGAACGTCGAGCGCCTGTAA
- a CDS encoding helix-turn-helix transcriptional regulator, whose translation MNSNTIEIKPDATLNELFEILSHPTRRRILSTLATRNPRDEDEFQTETSSSDADDDLEQFLLQLTHLHLPKLADAEFINWDRETNTVTRGPRFKEIQPLIKLMQENQDELPDGWP comes from the coding sequence ATGAATTCTAACACAATCGAAATCAAACCAGACGCCACCCTCAACGAACTGTTCGAGATACTTAGCCACCCCACGCGACGACGCATCCTCTCAACACTTGCGACGCGTAACCCCCGTGACGAAGACGAGTTCCAGACAGAGACCTCCTCGTCCGATGCTGATGATGATCTTGAACAATTTCTCCTTCAACTCACCCATCTACATCTACCGAAACTGGCTGACGCAGAGTTCATCAATTGGGATCGTGAGACAAACACAGTTACACGTGGGCCACGCTTCAAGGAAATCCAGCCTCTAATCAAATTGATGCAAGAAAATCAAGATGAACTGCCTGACGGGTGGCCATAA